The proteins below are encoded in one region of Scyliorhinus torazame isolate Kashiwa2021f chromosome 16, sScyTor2.1, whole genome shotgun sequence:
- the LOC140392856 gene encoding complement C1q subcomponent subunit B-like, with protein MAMSHRMNHVGLVLLLLVATSSTQDTCPASSRIHGTPGQPGRPGTPGANGRDGAPGMKGIPGPPGSAAMAGLKGKKGEQGFEGMTGKVGPEGDRGVQGEKGAVGEKGQRGDVGDHTSTLKAAFSMARSTNMSPRKNIPIKFDKVISNEQRRYLSRMGKFQCDIPGLYYFVYHATSKGNLCVNIVLNQAKQVGFCDQIYNSFQVSSGGVILKLKRNDEVYLQTTDSNSMLGVEGADSVFNGFLIFPD; from the exons ATGGCAATGTCACATCGAATGAACCACGTGGGACTAGTGCTTCTCTTGTTGGTGGCGACATCATCAACCCAAGACACCTGTCCGGCCTCCTCTCGTATTCATGGGACCCCTGGCCAACCTGGAAGGCCTGGGACACCTGGAGCAAATGGCAGGGATGGTGCGCCTGGGATGAAAGGAATCCCAG GTCCCCCTGGTTCAGCTGCTATGGCTGGTCTGAAAGGCAAGAAAGGTGAGCAAGGCTTCGAGGGCATGACTGGAAAAGTGGGCCCTGAAGGTGACAGAGGAGTGCAAGGAGAAAAAGGTGCAGTGGGGGAAAAGGGTCAGAGAGGAGATGTCGGAGACCACACAAGTACTTTGAAGGCGGCCTTTTCCATGGCCAGGAGCACAAATATGAGCCCAAGAAAAAATATTCCAATAAAATTTGACAAAGTGATTTCCAATGAACAGAGGAGATATTTATCGAGAATGGGGAAATTTCAGTGTGATATACCAGGCTTGTATTATTTTGTGTATCATGCAACTTCCAAGGGCAACCTCTGTGTCAACATCGTGCTGAATCAGGCAAAACAGGTTGGTTTCTGTGATCAGATATACAATTCTTTCCAGGTGAGTTCAGGGGGAGTTATCCTTAAACTGAAGCGGAATGATGAAGTCTATCTTCAGACGACTGACTCCAATTCAAtgttgggagtggagggagctgacagtGTCTTCAATGGATTCCTCATATTCCCAGATTAG